One Phaseolus vulgaris cultivar G19833 chromosome 2, P. vulgaris v2.0, whole genome shotgun sequence DNA window includes the following coding sequences:
- the LOC137810829 gene encoding uncharacterized protein, whose protein sequence is MTTQTNPQRNHQEGSRTTRVMAHLRDSVISQLKKLDPSLSPHVRHSSLIERRLGDLFPAFHTPTHPPYALMIRSAILGLEDGTGSTEEAISDFIKRKYSDLPWAHARILALQLGKLCELGEIARVSGWRYVLKVEDEVNEQCEGSEKKKRDKRKNNKRGAEEECKKRLVLVVGQQSQQHQEIEPQKSLTESQNQDSRLHWETACSSQPTALKSIPAAANPLSPAQLQLQRACNWTSESNSDAVGKISGSLSLNVEVCKQKTLMTVHHHQSSEGESLLPSCDTTVAEQDPNEEKTDERCPSQPRGRGTSPGCRLRRNANCFNERIQAHDQAENLMYSSHLNKTEPSSSSQSAAPKSPVNPLYDFGQQLLVPTSEGYPKCIMSAEIKLPPPQVQHEVSSDIDLGRLSTSKASSTLGNVHDDQPQHYNEGSFKGNLDEDPMSKDYEQKPPKRPRGRPRKFHTVANRAVVSLLPSDDGNLHEDKSNINDMEKQDEYGGGRGLGRLGQGRGKGRPPKLIIKKANQCDEQLQQGQVKQLGRGRGRGRRGRPPKLNENPIQCEKQSQQEDQEQQHGRGRGSAPKLIRNTINNEAQLSEVQAKQQQVRGRGRGRRPKPNQHRNQFEEQLQSQDQAQGLVNSPSSARNDNQSLEQKQLNVESPARRHESELGESKSPAGLRLVSESKYGSGELFPSNVEANENPWRLVPVARQVQGSGGCWPLGQYQK, encoded by the exons ATGACGACGCAAACAAATCCCCAACGAAATCACCAAGAAGGTTCCAGAACCACGCGCGTCATGGCTCACCTCAGAGACTCTGTCATTTCTCAACTCAAGAAACTCGACCCTTCGCTTTCCCCCCACGTGCGCCACTCCTCCCTCATCGAACGCCGCCTCGGAGATCTTTTTCCCGCGTTCCACACCCCAACGCACCCTCCTTATGCCTTG ATGATACGTAGTGCGATATTAGGCTTGGAGGATGGGACTGGGTCGACGGAGGAGGCGATATCGGACTTCATCAAGAGGAAGTACAGTGATTTACCGTGGGCTCATGCGAGGATTCTGGCTCTCCAATTGGGAAAGCTTTGTGAGTTAGGGGAGATTGCGCGCGTTTCGGGTTGGAGGTATGTGCTCAAGGTGGAGGATGAAGTGAATGAACAATGTGAGGGTAGCGAGAAGAAGAAGAGGGACAAACGGAAAAATAATAAACGTGGTGCTGAAGAAGAATGTAAAAAGAGACTGGTTCTAGTGGTTGGACAACAAAGTCAACAACACCAGGAAATAGAACCGCAAAAGAGTTTAACAGAGTCACAAAATCAG GATTCCAGGTTGCATTGGGAAACAGCTTGTTCCTCCCAGCCAACAGCACTGAAGTCCATACCAGCAGCTGCTAACCCCTTATCACCTGCACAATTGCAACTGCAAAGGGCTTGTAATTGGACTTCAGAAAGTAATTCGGATGCAGTAGGCAAGATTTCGGGTTCATTATCTTTGAATGTTGAGGTATGCAAGCAAAAGACCCTGATGACTGTGCATCATCATCAATCCAGCGAGGGGGAGTCGTTGTTGCCCTCATGTGATACTACTGTTGCCGAGCAAGATCCAAATGAAGAGAAAACTGATGAAAGGTGCCCATCACAACCCCGAGGTCGAGGTACAAGTCCGGGTTGTAGGCTACGCAGAAATGCCAATTGCTTCAATGAGAGGATACAGGCACATGATCAAGCTGAAAATCTGATGTATTCCTCACATTTAAACAAAACAGAACCTAGTTCTTCATCCCAGTCAGCAGCACCTAAATCTCCAGTTAATCCATTGTACGATTTTGGGCAGCAATTGTTGGTTCCTACTTCAGAAGGGTATCCGAAGTGCATAATGTCTGCAGAAATAAAATTACCTCCACCACAGGTGCAACATGAAGTTTCTTCAGATATTGATTTAGGTAGATTGTCCACAAGCAAAGCTTCGTCAACTTTAGGAAATGTTCACGATGATCAACCCCAGCATTACAATGAAGGAAGTTTTAAAGGGAACCTAGACGAGGACCCTATGTCCAAGGATTATGAGCAGAAGCCTCCCAAACGTCCCAGAGGAAGGCCTCGAAAGTTTCATACTGTAGCAAACCGTGCAGTAGTGTCATTGTTGCCTTCAGATGATGGCAATCTTCACGAAGATAAGTCAAATATAAACGACATGGAGAAGCAGGATGAGTATGGCGGGGGTAGAGGTTTAGGGAGACTTGGTCAAGGTAGAGGTAAGGGCCGACCTCCTAAACTAATTATCAAAAAAGCTAATCAATGTGACGAGCAGTTACAACAAGGCCAAGTTAAGCAGCTTGGTCGAGGTAGAGGTAGAGGTCGTCGTGGCAGGCCACCAAAACTTAATGAAAATCCAATCCAATGTGAGAAGCAGTCACAACAAGAAGATCAAGAGCAGCAGCATGGCCGAGGTAGGGGGAGTGCCCCTAAACTGATTCGGAATACAATCAACAATGAGGCACAATTATCAGAAGTTCAAGCTAAACAGCAGCAAGTTCGAGGTCGAGGCCGCGGAAGGCGTCCTAAGCCAAATCAACATAGAAATCAATTTGAGGAGCAATTACAATCTCAAGACCAAGCTCAAGGTTTGGTGAACTCTCCTAGTTCAGCGAGGAATGATAACCAAAGTTTGGAGCAGAAGCAGTTGAATGTAGAAAGTCCGGCTAGGCGTCATGAATCAGAGTTAGGAGAGTCAAAGTCACCTGCAGGGTTAAGGCTGGTATCGGAATCAAAATATGGGTCGGGTGAGTTGTTCCCGTCAAACGTTGAAGCAAACGAGAACCCTTGGCGGTTAGTGCCAGTAGCACGTCAAGTTCAAGGTAGTGGTGGATGCTGGCCACTTGGGCAATATCAGAAATAG
- the LOC137810828 gene encoding serine carboxypeptidase-like 50, translating into MMDLATHKSHFIKNHFLLFFCLFLCLSASQSSYSFPKEAHPSRSGYLPVNPASASAIFYAFYEAQNSTLHLSQTPLLIWLQGGPGCSSMLANFYELGPWRVTQSLTLQRNPASWNRIFGLLFLDNPIGSGFSVASTPQEIPKDQNAVAKHLFAAITNFLQLDPLFKHRPIYITGESYAGKYVPAIGYYILKKNEKLEASERVNLGGVAIGDGLTDPETQVASHAVNAYYAGLINERQKKELEKVQLEAVALTQMRNWSEATDARSRVLGMLQEMTGLATLYDYTKKRPYEDDLVEGLLNIGEVKKALGVNESFVYEICSDVVGEELHDDVMKSVKDMVEYLVRRSRVLLYEGLYDLRDGVVQTEVWVKTMQWEGIEKFLNAERKIWKVNGELAGYVQNWKSLTNVVVLGAGHLLPTDQPLNSQAMIEDWVLQTGFFKSV; encoded by the coding sequence ATGATGGACTTAGCAACCCACAAGTCCCACTTCATCAAAAACCATTTCCTTCTCTTCTTCTGCTTATTTCTATGCCTGTCTGCTTCACAATCAAGCTATTCATTCCCCAAAGAAGCCCACCCCAGCAGGTCTGGTTACCTTCCAGTCAACCCTGCTTCTGCTTCTGCAATTTTCTACGCCTTCTATGAAGCCCAAAACTCCACTCTGCATCTCTCCCAAACCCCACTTCTCATTTGGCTCCAAGGTGGCCCTGGCTGCTCCTCCATGCTTGCCAACTTCTATGAGCTTGGACCCTGGCGAGTCACCCAATCCCTCACCCTTCAACGCAACCCTGCTTCTTGGAACAGAATTTTTGGCCTTCTTTTTCTTGATAATCCCATTGGATCTGGCTTCAGTGTCGCCTCAACCCCACAAGAGATCCCAAAAGATCAAAACGCCGTTGCCAAACACCTCTTCGCTGCTATAACCAACTTTCTTCAACTGGATCCTCTTTTCAAGCATCGCCCTATTTATATTACTGGAGAAAGCTATGCTGGGAAGTATGTGCCTGCAATTGGGTACTATATattgaagaaaaatgaaaagttgGAGGCTTCCGAAAGAGTGAATCTGGGTGGTGTAGCCATTGGGGATGGGTTAACTGACCCCGAAACTCAAGTTGCGTCTCATGCAGTGAATGCTTATTATGCTGGATTGATCAATGAGAGGCAGAAGAAAGAGTTGGAAAAAGTTCAATTGGAAGCAGTTGCGTTGACCCAAATGAGGAATTGGAGTGAAGCAACAGATGCGAGAAGCAGGGTGTTGgggatgttgcaagagatgacAGGGTTAGCTACTTTGTATGACTATACAAAGAAGAGACCGTACGAGGATGATTTGGTGGAAGGATTGTTGAACATAGGGGAGGTGAAGAAGGCCCTTGGGGTGAATGAATCGTTTGTGTATGAGATATGTAGTGATGTTGTTGGGGAGGAATTGCATGATGATGTGATGAAAAGTGTGAAAGATATGGTGGAATACTTGGTGAGGAGGAGCAGGGTGTTGTTGTATGAAGGTTTGTATGATTTGAGGGATGGTGTGGTTCAAACAGAGGTGTGGGTGAAGACAATGCAATGGGAAGGGATAGAGAAGTTTCTGAATGCTGAAAGGAAGATATGGAAGGTGAATGGAGAGCTTGCTGGTTATGTACAGAATTGGAAGTCTCTCACCAATGTTGTGGTTTTGGGAGCTGGTCATCTTCTGCCCACAGACCAGCCTCTTAACTCTCAAGCTATGATAGAAGACTGGGTTCTCCAAACGGGTTTCTTTAAAAGCGTGTAG